One stretch of Kogia breviceps isolate mKogBre1 chromosome 18, mKogBre1 haplotype 1, whole genome shotgun sequence DNA includes these proteins:
- the LOC131744794 gene encoding LOW QUALITY PROTEIN: zinc finger protein 211-like (The sequence of the model RefSeq protein was modified relative to this genomic sequence to represent the inferred CDS: inserted 2 bases in 1 codon), whose amino-acid sequence MAAPALTDPPQGSVTFEDVAVYFSWEEWCLLDEVQIHLYFDVMLENFALVCMLGSWHLVEDEETPSEQSISPEGVSQIRTPSAGSSPEKAQPCKMYVPVLRDILHLAEEQGTNRGQKAYTCGACGKKFYFTANLQEHQKQHIREKPFSCDMGRPAFFKSCTIHATGNLSTYLEIGNNYMAKIGLQKQVINTRKKLNNSKECEAVFDSGKGHHSWGEGNKFSSHTEIFVQSERVLTCERFCECSNCGRAYTQRSNHSQHQKVHTGERPYECSQCGKFFTHKSSFLTHQRVHSGERPYECSECGKSFTTRSGLYYHRRVHTGERPYECSECGKSFSSRSILCNHQRVHSGERPYECSECGKSFTTRSGLYYHRRVHTGERPYECSECGKSFSNRSILCNHQRVHSGEKPFECSECGRFFSRNGYLSAHKKIHTGEKPYECNKCGKSFTAKTSLHYHQRVHSGERPYECSEYGKSFTTSSGLLXHQRVHSGERPYACSECGKCFTGSSRLHRHQRVHSGERPYECSACGKCFSIISDLYVHQRIQTRERPYKCNECGKCFTDRSSLRHHQRVYTGERPYECTECGKSFSQRQLLHIHRKIHTGEKPCECKECDKSY is encoded by the exons GTTCTTGGCACCTGGTCGAGGATGAAGAGACACCTTCTGAACAGAGCATATCTCCAGAAGGAGTGTCACAGATCAGGACTCCCAGCGCAGGTTCATCTCCTGAGAAGGCCCAGCCATGTAAGATGTATGTCCCAGTCTTGAGAGACATTTTGCACTTGGCTGAAGAGCAAGGAACAAATAGGGGGCAGAAAGCATACACATGTGGGGCATGTGGAAAAAAGTTCTATTTCACTGCAAACCTTCAAGAGCACCAGAAGCAGCACATTAGAGAGAAACCCTTCAGCTGTGATATGGGGAGACCCGCATTTTTCAAAAGCTGCACAATCCATGCAACAGGGAATCTCTCTACCTACCTGGAGATTGGGAACAACTACATGGCCAAAATTGGACTTCAGAAACAGGTCATTAATACCAGGAAGAAACTGAACAACAGTAAGGAGTGTGAAGCTGTTTTTGACAGTGGAAAAGGTCATCACAGCTGGGGAGAGGGCAACAAATTCTCCAGCCACACAGAAATATTTGTTCAGTCTGAGAGAGTCCTCACTTGTGAAAGGTTTTGTGAATGCAGCAACTGTGGGAGAGCCTACACCCAAAGAAGTAACCATAGTCAGCACCAGAaagttcacactggagaaaggccttatgaatGCAGCCAATGTGGAAAATTTTTTACCCACAAATCTAGTTTCCTTACACATCAGAGAGTTCACAGTGgggaaaggccttatgagtgcagtgaatgtggaaaaTCTTTTACTACTAGGTCTGGCCTCTATTATCATAGgagagttcacactggagaaaggccttatgagtgcagtgaatgtgggaaatcttttagTAGTAGGTCGATCCTTTGTAATCATCAGAGAGTTCACagtggagaaaggccttatgagtgcagtgaatgtggaaaaTCTTTTACTACTAGGTCTGGCCTCTATTATCATAGgagagttcacactggagaaaggccttatgagtgtagtgaatgtgggaaatcttttagTAATAGGTCGATCCTTTGTAATCATCAGAGAgttcacagtggagaaaagccttttgagtgcagtgaatgtgggagaTTCTTTAGCCGAAACGGATACCTCAGTGCCCATAAGAAAATTCATACTGGAGAAAAGCCTTATGAATGCAATAAATGTGGAAAATCTTTTACTGCTAAGACGAGCCTTCATTACCATCAGAGAGTTCACagtggagaaaggccttatgagtgcagtgaataTGGGAAATCTTTTACTACTAGTTCTGGTCTTTT TCATCAGAGAGTTCACagtggagaaaggccttatgcgtgcagtgaatgtgggaagtGTTTTACTGGTAGCTCAAGGCTTCATCGTCATCAGAGAGTTCACAGTGGAGAAAGACCTTATGAGTGCAGTGCATGTGGGAAATGTTTTAGTATtatatctgatctttatgttcaTCAGAGAATTCAGACAAGGGAAAGGCCTTATAAGTGCAATGAATGTGGGAAATGTTTTACTGATAGGTCAAGCCTTCGTCATCATCAGAGAGTTtacactggagaaaggccttatgagtgcactgaatgtgggaaatcctttAGCCAAAGACAGCTCCTCCATATCCATAGGAAAATCCACACTGGAGAAAAGCCTTGTGAATGCAAGGAATGTGATAAATCTTATTGA